From the Anabas testudineus chromosome 23, fAnaTes1.2, whole genome shotgun sequence genome, one window contains:
- the atxn10 gene encoding ataxin-10, with product MAASTDSNSNISASIAGILNEKHCAEHVQALKTFTAALRDKEYRDTVEEEAFSSLFKVLSRLCDELQSATGDDGDLQSSALQLQLTAECFRAQRNACVQSTRNQCLLRELGFIDVSLKLLSFLQARNSESRDGIFEPLRCGIQFLGNLAVGNQMCKDDIWRMSFPDLLLQLLRVDDEKVVNYSSMVLHTCLDETKVEELSEPQNIQLALRVMDLCRNQPDLDWTVLIATQHFLNSSTLVEKMYSGMSHHERVTLLELLFAQLREEDSEQCSIPPSVAQFLASSFQKCCGAVLTLATGSASSDEVLQEALTVISLLDVLCEMTSDHKQFMFLQEHPDLLVTTVELLEQVHAIGKASKNIFSSAQNFSSFSGDEDSSSHSPVISFKAHLIRLIGNLCHSNTNNQNKVRELEGIPLILDNCNIDSNNPFISQWAIFAIRNLLEHNTQNQELVASLERRGTADYSALKELGFLVEERDGSLLLKPVRKDS from the exons ATGGCAGCTTCCACCGACAGCAACTCCAACATCTCAGCCTCAATCGCTGGCATTttgaatgaaaaacactgcGCTGAACATGTGCaggctttaaaaacatttacgGCTGCCTTACGGGATAAGGAATACAG GGATACTGTTGAGGAGGAGGCTTTCTCTAGTCTCTTCAAGGTCTTGTCCAGGCTCTGTGATGAGCTTCAGTCTGCTACCGGAGACGATGGGGACCTGCAGTCCTCTGCCTTACAACTCCAGCTGACTGCTGAGTGTTTCAGAGCTCAGAGAAATGCCTGCGTCCAAAGCACGCGCAACCAGTGTCTGCTTAG GGAGCTTGGTTTCATTGATGTATCCCTTAAACTTCTGAGCTTCCTGCAAGCCAGAAATTCAGAGAGTAGAGATGGAATATTTGAAC CTCTACGTTGTGGGATCCAGTTTCTTGGTAACTTAGCTGTGGGAAACCAAATGTGTAAAGATGACATTTGGCGAATGAGCTTCCCAGATCTTCTCCT GCAGCTGCTCCGTGTTGACGATGAAAAGGTGGTGAACTACAGCTCTATGGTACTCCACACGTGCCTAGATGAAACCAAGGTAGAAGAACTGTCTGAGCCCCAGAACATCCAGCTTGCACTCAGGGTGATGGACCTGTGCAGGAATCAACCTGATTTGGACTGGAC GGTTCTTATTGCTACCCAGCATTTCCTAAATTCTTCAACTCTGGTGGAGAAAATGTACTCAGGGATGTCTCACCATGAAAG AGTCACTTTGTTAGAGCTGCTCTTTGCACAGCTCAGAGAGGAGGACTCAGAGCAGTGCAGTATCCCACCCAGTGTGGCTCAGTTCCTGGCCTCCTCCTTCCAGAAATGTTGTGGAGCTGTGCTGACGCTTGCCACCGGTTCTGCTTCAAGTGATGAG GTCCTGCAGGAGGCACTGACAGTGATCAGTCTGCTGGATGTGCTGTGTGAGATGACCTCAGACCACAAGCAGTTTATGTTTCTACAGGAGCATCCTGACCTTCTGGTGACCACTGTTG aGCTTTTGGAGCAGGTGCATGCCATAGGGAAGGCCAGTAAGAATATTTTTAGTTCTGCACAGAACTTCTCCTCCTTCAGTGGAGATGAAGACTCTTCCTCCCATTCTCCTGTCATCAGCTTCAAGGCCCATCTCATCAGGCTGATAGGAAACCTCTGTCACAGCAATACCAACAACCAGAACAAG GTGAGAGAACTAGAAGGCATCCCCCTCATCCTGGACAACTGCAACATAGACAGCAACAATCCAT TCATCAGCCAGTGGGCCATCTTTGCCATCAGGAACCTTcttgaacacaacacacagaatcAGGAGCTTGTTGCTTCCTTGGAACGCCGTGGCACCGCCGACTACTCTGCTCTCAAGGAGTTGGGTTTCCTGGTGGAGGAGCGAGATGGAAGCTTGCTGCTGAAACCTGTGAGGAAAGACTCATAA
- the wnt7ba gene encoding protein Wnt-7b: MLIISSRSALLSVYYPQIFLILTSGSYLALSSVVALGANIICNKIPGLAPRQRALCQSRPDAIIIIGEGAQLGINECQYQFRYGRWNCSALGERTVFGQELRVGSREAAFTYAITAAGVAHAVTAACSQGNLSQCGCDREKQGYHDQEEGWKWGGCSADVKYGVEFSRRFVDAREIKKNARRLMNLHNNEAGRKILEEKMKLECKCHGVSGSCTTKTCWITLPKFREIGYLLKERYSKAVQVEPVRASRLRQPSFLRLKEAQGYQKPTDTDLVYLERSPNYCEEDTATGSTGTRGRMCNGTSTHTDSCNVMCCGRGYNTHHYTRVWQCNCKFHWCCFVKCNTCSEKSEVFTCK; the protein is encoded by the exons ATGCTCATCATCTCGTCTCGCAGTGCGCTGCTGTCCGTCTACTACCCACAGATCTTCCTCATCCTCACCAGCGGTAGCTACCT GGCGCTGTCCTCTGTCGTAGCTCTGGGTGCGAACATCATCTGCAACAAGATACCAGGATTGGCCCCCCGTCAGAGAGCCCTCTGTCAGAGTCGCCCTGacgccatcatcatcatcggcGAAGGCGCCCAGCTGGGCATTAATGAATGTCAGTACCAGTTCCGCTACGGCCGGTGGAACTGCTCGGCTCTGGGAGAGAGGACTGTCTTTGGACAAGAGCTGAGAGTAG GCAGCAGGGAGGCAGCATTCACATATGCCATCACTGCAGCTGGAGTCGCCCATGCGGTGACTGCAGCCTGTAGCCAAGGCAACCTGAGCCAGTGTGGCTGTGACCGCGAGAAACAAGGCTACCATGACCAGGAGGAGGGCTGGAAGTGGGGCGGCTGTTCAGCTGATGTTAAGTACGGCGTTGAGTTCTCCCGACGCTTTGTGGACGCCCGGGAGATCAAGAAAAATGCCAGACGGCTTATGAACCTGCACAACAACGAGGCAGGGCGAAAG ATCCTAGAGGAGAAGATGAAGCTGGAGTGCAAGTGCCATGGTGTTTCTGGGTCTTGCACCACTAAAACATGCTGGATCACCCTGCCAAAATTCAGAGAGATTGGTTACCTGCTAAAGGAGCGGTACAGTAAAGCGGTTCAAGTGGAGCCGGTCCGGGCCTCTCGGCTCCGCCAACCCTCCTTCCTACGTCTTAAAGAGGCTCAGGGCTACCAAAAGCCTACAGACACTGACCTGGTCTACCTAGAGCGCTCCCCTAACTACTGCGAGGAGGACACAGCTACGGGAAGCACAGGGACAAGAGGCAGAATGTGTAATGGCACCTCGACCCACACAGACAGCTGTAACGTGATGTGCTGCGGCCGGGGTTATAACACGCACCACTACACGCGCGTCTGGCAGTGCAACTGTAAATTCCACTGGTGCTGTTTTGTCAAATGCAACACCTGCAGTGAGAAATCGGAAGTTTTTACCTGCAAGTAG